One genomic window of Paracholeplasma manati includes the following:
- the mutM gene encoding DNA-formamidopyrimidine glycosylase, which produces MPELPEVETVKTVLKRRIQGLKIHDIDVYYEKMMDEDKRQILIGQTIHDLKRYGKYIVFILDSCVLISHLRMEGRYFFKEPNEPVLKHEHIVFQLSDGLSLRYHDTRKFGTFEIRDLDHYLTVPPLNQLAKEPFDIDPNAFYKTLKHKHKAIKTALLDQSIIAGIGNIYADEILFACKIHPLRMTDQIKKSEANQIVQEGIRILNHAILAGGTTIRTYVSELGVSGRFQLQLMVHQREGEACYVCGTTILREVINGRSSFYCKTCQKR; this is translated from the coding sequence ATGCCTGAACTACCTGAAGTCGAAACCGTCAAAACGGTATTGAAAAGACGTATACAAGGCCTTAAAATCCATGATATTGATGTCTATTACGAAAAGATGATGGATGAGGATAAACGTCAAATACTGATTGGACAAACCATCCATGATTTAAAACGATATGGTAAATACATTGTATTCATACTAGATTCCTGTGTCCTCATCAGTCATTTGAGGATGGAAGGTCGTTACTTTTTTAAAGAGCCCAATGAACCGGTTTTAAAACATGAGCACATCGTATTTCAATTATCCGATGGCTTATCCTTGCGATACCACGATACCAGAAAGTTCGGTACGTTTGAAATCCGAGATTTGGACCATTATCTAACCGTTCCACCCCTCAATCAATTGGCTAAAGAACCCTTTGATATCGATCCAAACGCATTTTATAAAACTTTAAAACATAAACATAAAGCGATTAAAACCGCATTGTTAGATCAAAGTATCATCGCAGGCATCGGAAACATCTACGCCGATGAAATCTTGTTCGCATGCAAAATCCATCCACTGAGAATGACGGATCAAATTAAAAAAAGCGAAGCCAATCAAATCGTCCAAGAAGGCATTCGAATTCTAAACCACGCGATTCTCGCCGGTGGGACCACCATTCGAACCTATGTGTCTGAACTTGGGGTTTCGGGTCGTTTCCAACTACAGTTGATGGTCCATCAACGTGAAGGTGAAGCTTGTTATGTGTGTGGAACGACGATTTTAAGAGAGGTCATCAACGGCCGATCGAGCTTTTATTGTAAAACGTGTCAAAAGAGGTGA
- the coaE gene encoding dephospho-CoA kinase (Dephospho-CoA kinase (CoaE) performs the final step in coenzyme A biosynthesis.), which translates to MKVLGITGGIASGKSLVSQQFKQRGFTVIDADAIVHELFKKDTVLEEIKNRFPSVFDGGILQRKPLADLIFTDPIAKHDLEHILHPKVYASIQERLQSHLNEPWVVVDIPLLYETGGQSICDWVLVVYVNEETQKARLMARNQLSLDEANQRISAQLPLKDKVNQADIVIDNSGTIQKTIDRVNELIDKVFI; encoded by the coding sequence GTGAAAGTACTCGGCATCACAGGTGGGATTGCATCTGGCAAATCCCTAGTTAGTCAACAATTTAAACAACGGGGTTTCACGGTCATTGACGCCGATGCCATCGTGCATGAACTCTTCAAAAAAGACACCGTTTTAGAAGAGATTAAAAATCGCTTCCCATCCGTTTTTGATGGGGGTATCTTACAACGAAAACCATTGGCAGATCTCATCTTTACAGATCCCATCGCCAAACACGATTTGGAACACATCCTACATCCAAAGGTGTATGCATCCATCCAAGAACGTCTTCAATCGCATTTGAATGAACCTTGGGTTGTGGTGGATATCCCACTGCTTTACGAAACGGGTGGACAATCCATTTGTGATTGGGTATTGGTTGTGTATGTCAATGAAGAAACCCAAAAAGCGCGTTTGATGGCTAGAAATCAATTATCGTTAGATGAAGCCAATCAACGCATATCTGCTCAACTACCACTGAAAGATAAAGTCAATCAAGCAGACATTGTCATCGACAATTCTGGAACCATTCAAAAAACCATCGATCGTGTCAACGAACTCATCGACAAAGTATTTATATAG